Proteins encoded within one genomic window of Christensenellaceae bacterium:
- a CDS encoding CBS domain-containing protein, giving the protein MTNAERFIMAYNEIDYSLRTIYGFKRNITFADMIRKAVTLNAVVRKYEEVLIDYGRLRNSIVHKSNPDYVIAEPHAEVVEDFEKIAKLIKTPPTALEQVAKKPVICEKHSTPVSQLINDFTEKGFSNVPVYEDNKLIGIVRPIHIIKYIGQKMNDRNLQDCLRAPIKVVLPGEDERQYFKVADKTITIEKALNLFYIDRKLLAIIITERGSYNEMPLGIITTGDVLDMNAILENY; this is encoded by the coding sequence ATGACAAATGCCGAGCGTTTTATTATGGCATATAATGAAATAGATTATTCACTGCGCACAATATACGGCTTTAAGCGCAATATTACCTTTGCTGATATGATAAGAAAGGCGGTAACGCTTAATGCCGTTGTGCGAAAATATGAAGAAGTGCTCATTGATTATGGCAGGCTTCGGAATTCTATTGTGCATAAGTCCAACCCTGACTATGTGATTGCGGAACCCCATGCTGAGGTAGTTGAGGATTTTGAAAAGATTGCAAAGCTCATAAAAACCCCTCCTACAGCGCTTGAGCAGGTGGCTAAAAAGCCTGTTATCTGCGAAAAACACAGCACACCCGTCAGTCAGCTTATCAATGACTTTACTGAAAAGGGTTTTAGCAATGTGCCGGTTTATGAGGACAACAAGCTTATTGGGATTGTAAGACCTATCCATATAATAAAGTATATCGGTCAAAAAATGAACGACCGAAACCTTCAGGATTGTTTGAGGGCACCCATAAAGGTAGTTTTGCCGGGTGAGGATGAAAGGCAATACTTTAAGGTTGCCGACAAAACAATTACAATAGAAAAGGCTCTGAATTTGTTTTATATAGACCGCAAGCTTTTGGCAATAATAATAACAGAGCGGGGTAGCTATAATGAAATGCCGCTCGGCATCATTACTACGGGTGATGTGCTGGATATGAATGCCATCCTTGAAAACTATTAA
- the ileS gene encoding isoleucine--tRNA ligase, protein MKKENGIPNFVKMEQDMLRFWEAEQCFEKLKQKNSGGLNFRFLDGPITANNRMGVHHFWGRALKDITIRYNALKGRDCMYQNGFDSQGMWVEVNIEKELGLNGKPEIVKYGIDKFTDKCMERVNYFAGEITRQSKRMGQMMDWKNSYFTNTDGNILSIWNFLKKCDENGWIIRKNRPMVWCPRCGTSLSEHEMTGSYKEVVHTALFVKFPVKNHDFKMLAWTTTPWTLSANVALAVNPNNEYVKIETSPDGEKLVLGAEAQRAIKTPYKILETFKGEKLLGLVYETCFPTLESQQFDHKIIAWKDVDSLEGCGVVHIAPGCGEEDFELGKLYNLPEICPIDEQGVMLRDTGFMAGHKTTEVTQLIVDDLKRHNKLLYSHPYKHSYPFCWRCKTDLVYKLVNTWYIKMDDLRPRLLKALDEVEFTPDFAKKRMIDWLNNMGDWNISRARFYGLPLPIYICEKCGKIHVIGSLDELRQKAVNPEGLKSIPHLHRPWIDDIMIKCGCGEIAKRIPEVGDCWLDAGITPFSTKKYFEDKKFFKNNFPSEYVCEMIEQIKLWFYSMLVMSVVLENKAPYQKVVTYQYVKDENGNEFHKSGGNNLECDIVADKVGADAIRYLYASANPNNEMRFGFNLTDEARRKMMGLFNAYAFFNTYACIDNPDIASFKPDKNKFNITDKWLIERINQFVKDSDTNYQNYKSFLVVKDFEVLMDDISNFYIRLNRKRFWKTDDEGDQMTAYWCLYYALKKVCIIMNPIIPFITEYIWQNMIREVEKEEAVSVVLSDYPAVFSYGFGDVVEKSMAVREIITAALALRGENQIKVKQPLKTMYLIGASAGAVKDFEQIIKDELNIKDIVTEKDNSKFNEPYLSVNFKTAGAVLKGEVQKLKEILTQASSKDMAKWVGEYHKGSVNTGGFAGLGNDIFILNFKPKPDFVIAVLGGITIVLDITIDENLMLEGLFRELVRHAQVLRKEADFKIEERINADIKTNGKTMTQVIKKFEEALKQDVLIKTLNGGIKKPEISKTFDIGEEEVTISMSSGGVPAGCC, encoded by the coding sequence ATGAAAAAAGAAAATGGAATACCCAATTTTGTTAAGATGGAGCAGGACATGCTCAGATTTTGGGAAGCCGAACAGTGTTTTGAAAAACTGAAACAAAAAAATTCCGGAGGACTTAACTTCAGGTTTTTGGATGGGCCCATCACTGCCAACAATCGTATGGGTGTGCATCACTTTTGGGGCAGAGCTCTTAAGGATATAACTATAAGATATAATGCCTTAAAGGGGCGCGACTGTATGTATCAAAACGGCTTTGACTCTCAGGGCATGTGGGTAGAGGTTAATATTGAAAAGGAGCTGGGCCTCAACGGAAAGCCTGAGATAGTGAAATATGGCATCGATAAGTTTACTGACAAATGTATGGAGCGTGTAAACTATTTTGCCGGTGAAATCACCAGACAGTCAAAGCGTATGGGGCAGATGATGGATTGGAAAAACAGTTATTTTACCAATACTGACGGCAATATTCTTTCTATTTGGAACTTCCTCAAAAAATGCGACGAAAACGGCTGGATAATAAGAAAAAACAGGCCCATGGTCTGGTGCCCCAGATGCGGAACAAGCCTTTCTGAGCACGAAATGACGGGCAGTTATAAGGAAGTTGTACATACAGCTTTATTTGTAAAGTTCCCCGTAAAAAACCATGATTTTAAGATGCTTGCGTGGACGACTACACCATGGACATTATCTGCCAATGTTGCCCTTGCGGTCAACCCAAATAACGAGTATGTAAAAATCGAGACCTCACCAGACGGCGAGAAATTGGTTTTGGGGGCCGAAGCCCAAAGAGCAATAAAAACTCCATATAAGATTTTAGAAACATTTAAGGGTGAAAAGTTGTTGGGACTTGTGTATGAAACTTGCTTTCCGACGCTTGAAAGTCAACAGTTTGACCACAAAATTATTGCATGGAAAGATGTTGACAGCCTTGAAGGCTGCGGCGTGGTTCATATTGCGCCGGGCTGCGGTGAAGAGGACTTTGAATTAGGCAAGCTTTATAATCTGCCTGAGATTTGTCCTATTGATGAACAGGGGGTTATGCTGAGAGACACCGGATTTATGGCAGGTCACAAAACCACTGAGGTTACGCAGTTGATTGTTGACGACTTGAAGCGGCACAACAAGCTTTTGTATAGTCATCCGTATAAGCATAGCTATCCGTTTTGTTGGAGGTGTAAGACGGACCTTGTGTATAAGCTTGTCAACACATGGTATATTAAAATGGATGACTTGAGACCCAGGCTTTTGAAAGCCTTGGATGAGGTAGAGTTCACCCCCGACTTTGCCAAAAAGCGCATGATAGATTGGCTTAACAATATGGGGGATTGGAACATTTCGCGTGCCCGTTTTTATGGTTTGCCTCTGCCTATATATATTTGTGAAAAGTGCGGCAAGATACATGTTATAGGCAGTCTTGACGAACTCAGACAAAAAGCTGTTAATCCTGAAGGATTGAAGAGTATTCCGCATCTTCACAGACCGTGGATAGATGATATAATGATAAAATGCGGCTGCGGAGAAATTGCAAAGCGCATACCTGAGGTAGGGGATTGCTGGCTGGATGCGGGAATAACGCCTTTCAGCACCAAAAAATATTTTGAAGATAAGAAGTTTTTTAAGAACAATTTTCCGAGCGAGTATGTTTGCGAAATGATAGAGCAAATCAAGCTGTGGTTTTATTCGATGCTTGTTATGAGTGTGGTGCTTGAAAATAAGGCGCCTTATCAGAAGGTGGTCACATATCAATATGTTAAGGACGAAAACGGAAATGAATTTCATAAGAGCGGCGGAAACAACCTTGAGTGTGACATAGTGGCCGACAAGGTGGGTGCTGATGCCATAAGATATCTTTATGCTTCGGCAAACCCCAACAATGAAATGCGTTTTGGGTTTAACCTCACCGATGAAGCCAGACGAAAGATGATGGGACTTTTTAATGCATATGCATTCTTCAACACCTATGCATGCATAGACAACCCCGACATAGCAAGCTTCAAACCTGATAAAAACAAGTTTAATATAACCGACAAGTGGTTGATAGAGCGTATTAATCAGTTTGTGAAGGATAGTGACACCAACTATCAAAATTACAAGAGTTTTTTAGTGGTTAAAGACTTTGAAGTCTTGATGGACGATATTTCAAACTTTTATATAAGACTTAACCGCAAACGCTTTTGGAAAACCGATGACGAGGGTGACCAGATGACTGCTTATTGGTGTCTTTATTACGCTCTTAAAAAAGTGTGTATTATTATGAACCCGATAATTCCGTTTATAACTGAATATATTTGGCAGAATATGATAAGAGAGGTTGAAAAAGAAGAAGCGGTTTCGGTTGTATTGAGTGATTATCCTGCTGTATTTAGCTATGGTTTTGGTGATGTAGTGGAAAAATCAATGGCTGTGCGCGAAATAATCACAGCAGCTTTAGCACTTAGAGGCGAAAATCAGATAAAAGTTAAGCAGCCGCTCAAAACCATGTATTTGATAGGAGCGTCCGCCGGAGCTGTAAAAGACTTTGAGCAAATAATAAAAGATGAGCTTAACATAAAAGATATTGTAACAGAAAAAGATAATTCAAAATTTAACGAGCCCTATTTATCGGTAAACTTTAAAACAGCCGGAGCGGTTTTGAAGGGTGAGGTTCAGAAACTTAAAGAAATTTTGACCCAAGCCTCGTCAAAGGACATGGCCAAATGGGTGGGCGAATATCACAAAGGAAGCGTTAATACCGGTGGGTTTGCGGGTCTTGGCAATGATATATTTATACTGAACTTCAAGCCTAAACCAGATTTTGTAATTGCGGTTTTAGGCGGCATAACCATAGTTTTGGATATAACCATTGATGAAAATCTTATGCTTGAAGGGCTGTTTAGAGAGTTGGTGCGTCACGCGCAGGTGCTGAGAAAAGAGGCGGACTTTAAGATTGAGGAGCGCATTAATGCCGACATTAAAACAAACGGCAAAACTATGACGCAGGTTATTAAAAAATTTGAAGAAGCCTTGAAACAGGATGTTTTGATAAAGACCCTGAACGGCGGCATAAAGAAACCTGAAATTTCAAAAACCTTTGATATAGGAGAAGAGGAAGTAACTATTTCTATGTCAAGCGGAGGTGTCCCCGCGGGCTGTTGCTGA
- a CDS encoding zinc ribbon domain-containing protein: MSLTKSQKGTLGAMIVIALLGIIIAIILTVSFIGDKALSDIKENGTQTNATVTSSQDQRDSDGNLSGYKYTYTYLDAASGNTYTGSTHNSVSNIIEVGNTISIYYVGDKSVEASFSPMDMGIIFIPAGVALIGIIGIVVVCLQGRGRGLIMKRGHDGQATFVSYEIGRTYQPTRTYTNGRGVSVTVPNGPAIHYYKVRYLWNADNGKQIEGVSPSDYSLEEAQRFQKAAKFNIRSFANKSIVMGVPQVQVAEAVAQPKEEVKKSKFCEYCGAKLEEGKNSCPGCGKQY, from the coding sequence ATGAGTTTGACAAAATCACAAAAGGGAACGCTGGGAGCCATGATAGTGATAGCCTTGCTCGGTATAATTATTGCTATTATACTTACAGTAAGTTTTATAGGTGACAAGGCGCTTTCTGACATAAAAGAAAACGGCACTCAGACCAACGCCACGGTTACAAGCAGTCAGGATCAGCGTGACAGTGACGGCAATTTGAGCGGGTATAAATATACCTATACTTATTTGGACGCAGCATCAGGAAATACTTATACAGGCTCAACACACAATTCTGTCAGCAATATTATAGAAGTTGGCAATACTATTTCAATTTATTATGTAGGTGACAAATCTGTTGAGGCATCATTCAGTCCGATGGATATGGGCATAATATTTATTCCGGCGGGTGTTGCTCTTATTGGAATAATAGGAATTGTTGTGGTATGTCTTCAGGGCAGAGGCCGCGGGCTTATTATGAAAAGGGGCCACGACGGGCAGGCCACATTTGTGTCTTATGAAATAGGAAGAACTTACCAGCCGACGCGAACGTATACCAACGGCAGGGGAGTTTCGGTGACTGTGCCAAACGGGCCTGCGATACATTATTATAAAGTAAGGTATTTATGGAATGCTGACAACGGAAAACAAATTGAAGGTGTTTCACCATCAGATTATTCGCTTGAAGAGGCTCAGAGATTTCAGAAGGCTGCCAAATTTAATATAAGAAGCTTTGCAAATAAAAGCATAGTCATGGGAGTGCCTCAGGTGCAGGTAGCAGAGGCAGTAGCTCAGCCCAAAGAAGAAGTTAAGAAGTCAAAGTTCTGTGAATATTGCGGAGCAAAGCTTGAAGAGGGTAAAAACTCTTGCCCGGGCTGCGGAAAACAATATTAA
- the mscL gene encoding large conductance mechanosensitive channel protein MscL, protein MEKKKQDKNGFLKKGTGKLHSFGSDFKKFITRGNVLDLAVAVIMGTAFGKIVSSLVSDIVMPLILGIFGKNDITTLSFFVNGSEVHYGIFLQSIIDFLLIAFFVFLMIRMLMKLQHGFGESKKITQLIISGKLKKRLKNKNVHLKKSGYVGKFFKEKPTPAKLSTEDLLAQILEELKKKNAS, encoded by the coding sequence ATGGAAAAAAAGAAACAAGACAAAAACGGATTTCTTAAAAAAGGAACAGGAAAACTGCACAGCTTCGGAAGCGACTTTAAAAAGTTTATTACGCGCGGAAATGTGCTTGATCTCGCCGTTGCCGTAATTATGGGAACAGCCTTCGGAAAGATTGTATCAAGCTTAGTCAGCGACATAGTCATGCCCTTGATTCTAGGGATATTCGGCAAAAATGATATAACAACACTGTCTTTTTTCGTAAATGGTTCTGAAGTTCACTATGGAATATTCTTACAATCAATCATTGATTTCCTGCTGATTGCATTCTTTGTATTCCTAATGATTCGCATGCTCATGAAACTTCAGCATGGCTTTGGAGAAAGTAAAAAAATCACTCAGCTTATTATCAGCGGCAAACTGAAAAAGCGATTAAAAAACAAGAATGTGCACCTTAAAAAATCAGGATATGTCGGAAAATTCTTTAAAGAAAAACCCACTCCAGCCAAGCTTAGCACCGAAGACCTGCTGGCACAAATACTTGAAGAACTAAAGAAAAAGAACGCATCTTAA
- a CDS encoding M1 family metallopeptidase, producing MKKKIFTAVFAMIFITGLLVGCAGDFDNISKKISTYTIAAVFDEQENILNATQEVEYINSTDVVLNEVDFHLYPNAFSEQAQNKPVNLNNSQTAYYNGINYGYIIIQHVFVENNEITFSIGGEDNNILVVPVVELYPNDSVSIKMEYEVKLPNIKHRFGYGENVYNFGNFYPIACVYENGGFMTSPYSSNGDPFYSDMANYNVTLKFNSEFVAAHTGAWKKTETKDGITTLNIEAKVVRDFAFVLSKHFEMVSEKWGSTTVNYYYYDDPNYMQGLKAGVDALKTFSELFGEYPYSTLSIVKTNFIHGGMEYPNLVYISDAVSSQQEYINVIIHEVAHQWWYNLVGSNAYTSAWQDEGLTEFSTMLFYENNPSYNVDVNARLNSALSSYLLFLDIYSSVYTDTNTRMDRALNEYNGEMDYTYTTYVRGMLFFRDIRDIIGGKDFIAALKFYYKENCFKIASPADLIYAFEKISHKNLEAYMMSWIEGREVLVAR from the coding sequence ATGAAGAAAAAGATTTTTACGGCAGTCTTTGCCATGATTTTTATAACAGGACTGCTTGTGGGATGCGCCGGCGACTTTGATAATATTTCAAAAAAAATAAGCACCTATACTATTGCGGCTGTGTTTGACGAGCAGGAGAACATTCTCAATGCCACTCAGGAAGTGGAGTATATTAATAGCACCGATGTTGTTTTGAATGAGGTGGATTTTCATCTTTATCCAAATGCTTTTAGTGAACAAGCGCAAAACAAGCCTGTAAACCTCAACAACTCACAGACAGCCTATTATAATGGCATAAATTATGGGTATATTATAATCCAGCATGTTTTTGTTGAGAATAATGAGATAACTTTTTCTATCGGAGGGGAAGATAACAACATTTTGGTGGTGCCCGTTGTGGAGCTTTATCCCAACGACAGCGTCAGCATAAAGATGGAATATGAGGTTAAGCTGCCAAATATCAAGCATAGGTTTGGATACGGTGAAAATGTGTATAACTTCGGAAACTTTTATCCCATTGCGTGCGTATATGAAAACGGCGGTTTTATGACGAGCCCGTATAGCAGCAACGGTGATCCGTTTTATAGCGATATGGCAAATTATAATGTTACGCTTAAGTTTAATAGCGAATTTGTTGCTGCTCACACAGGAGCTTGGAAAAAAACTGAAACCAAAGACGGGATTACAACTTTGAATATTGAAGCTAAGGTGGTGCGCGACTTTGCTTTTGTGCTTAGTAAGCATTTTGAAATGGTCAGCGAGAAGTGGGGCAGTACCACAGTGAACTATTATTATTATGACGACCCAAACTATATGCAGGGTCTCAAGGCAGGGGTTGACGCTCTAAAAACCTTCAGCGAACTTTTTGGAGAGTACCCTTATTCAACACTAAGTATAGTGAAAACAAACTTTATTCATGGCGGCATGGAATATCCGAATTTAGTATATATTTCGGATGCTGTAAGCAGTCAGCAAGAGTATATTAACGTAATCATTCACGAGGTGGCGCATCAGTGGTGGTATAATCTTGTGGGTAGCAACGCCTATACAAGCGCTTGGCAGGATGAAGGGCTGACGGAATTTTCTACCATGCTGTTTTATGAAAATAATCCGAGCTACAATGTTGACGTAAATGCCAGATTGAACAGCGCACTTTCAAGTTATCTGCTGTTTTTGGATATCTATTCGAGTGTGTATACAGACACCAACACGCGTATGGACAGGGCGCTTAATGAGTATAACGGCGAAATGGATTATACTTATACAACCTATGTGCGGGGTATGCTGTTTTTCAGGGATATCAGAGACATTATAGGCGGCAAAGATTTTATTGCTGCGCTGAAGTTTTATTATAAAGAGAATTGTTTTAAAATTGCTTCCCCTGCCGATTTGATTTATGCCTTTGAAAAAATCAGCCATAAAAACCTTGAAGCATATATGATGTCGTGGATAGAAGGAAGAGAAGTTTTGGTTGCAAGATGA